One Nostoc punctiforme PCC 73102 DNA window includes the following coding sequences:
- a CDS encoding phage portal protein family protein yields the protein MTTIENSSKLIPLYATELAPWLDELDTDFVRELPETGETYTLEDLIKMIKICVVNKAAINLKTMRAAAAVGLYSHNDPTPYPTATGPQTIQEWMRGNFDSMKGSLPAVVRKMIKQAYSLGTSCGEIRWYKRKTSLGSEWRLKSIPVLNPLRYSFAGVKGRVDRIIYRPLHDSSKAIPYAKLLHIYSPSLEEPEDPRGDPAAASALPFYKSRQIMYKQWTQAGQRQATGFTIIKAPSEKTVTILGSNGLPLRNDDGTIKTQPALYAAVSSAKNIENGSVFGTDKENDVINVPGGGGEGFFNLSLTHYEKMIFYAYGVPSTIFNDTASGIGNSGINAGHRLILDTQIEDIVNDLRDELLEKIVRPLLMANFGPKFEDNLGEFKSDKFLDPSLAATRVSNLTIAMSSGTIDANDLEATNRLREDLGLSPFTKEQFDQQQLAKLLAQQEQQYGEGY from the coding sequence ATGACAACTATTGAAAACTCAAGTAAGCTAATTCCTTTATACGCCACAGAGTTAGCGCCGTGGTTAGATGAGCTTGATACTGATTTTGTAAGAGAACTTCCAGAAACAGGGGAGACTTACACCCTAGAAGATTTGATCAAGATGATCAAAATCTGCGTGGTAAATAAAGCGGCGATCAACTTAAAAACCATGAGAGCGGCGGCGGCGGTTGGACTTTACTCCCATAATGACCCTACCCCATATCCTACTGCGACAGGCCCGCAAACAATTCAAGAATGGATGCGCGGGAATTTTGACTCCATGAAAGGAAGTCTCCCCGCAGTAGTACGGAAGATGATTAAGCAAGCTTATAGTCTGGGAACTTCTTGCGGTGAGATTAGATGGTATAAGCGCAAAACTAGTCTGGGTTCCGAGTGGCGATTAAAGTCAATCCCTGTACTTAACCCTCTGCGGTATTCGTTCGCTGGAGTTAAGGGTAGGGTAGATCGGATTATTTACCGCCCATTGCATGATTCTTCAAAAGCTATACCCTACGCAAAGCTACTTCACATTTATTCACCATCACTTGAAGAGCCGGAAGATCCACGGGGCGATCCGGCGGCGGCTTCTGCTTTGCCATTTTACAAATCGCGGCAGATTATGTACAAGCAGTGGACGCAAGCCGGACAAAGACAGGCCACTGGATTCACAATAATCAAAGCTCCCAGCGAGAAAACAGTAACAATTTTAGGGTCTAATGGCTTACCGCTAAGAAACGACGATGGTACAATCAAAACTCAACCAGCGCTTTATGCAGCTGTTTCATCAGCCAAAAATATTGAAAATGGCAGCGTTTTCGGAACCGATAAAGAAAACGATGTGATTAATGTTCCGGGTGGTGGTGGGGAAGGATTTTTTAATCTTTCACTTACTCACTACGAAAAAATGATTTTCTATGCTTACGGCGTGCCATCAACAATTTTTAATGACACGGCATCAGGTATTGGGAATTCCGGGATTAATGCCGGACACCGACTAATACTTGATACCCAAATTGAGGATATTGTGAATGATTTAAGGGATGAGCTATTAGAAAAAATTGTACGTCCTTTGCTCATGGCTAACTTTGGCCCCAAATTTGAGGATAATTTGGGTGAGTTTAAATCAGATAAGTTCCTTGACCCGTCACTAGCGGCGACTAGAGTTAGTAATTTGACTATAGCAATGTCCTCTGGGACAATTGACGCAAACGACCTTGAAGCAACTAATAGACTGCGTGAAGATTTGGGATTGTCGCCATTTACTAAAGAACAATTTGACCAGCAGCAGCTTGCAAAACTATTGGCACAGCAAGAGCAGCAATATGGCGAAGGGTATTGA